CGAACCTTTGACCATCTCAATCATGTGGTAGTGCACATTGCCCTCAACCACTGCTTTGGCCGCGAGCTCAATGTGCTTGTCGGAATGGACATTGCCCTTTACGTGGCCATTGATGATAACGGAGGGCACACGAATATCGCCCTCGACCTGGCCTTTTTCCATAATGCGCACGCGCGCATCCCCCTTGCTGTCGGCAATGATATTGCCCCGCACTTTGCCTTCAATTTCCAGATTGCCGGAAAAGTGCACGTCGCCCACGATTTCAGTGGCTTTGGAGATCAGCGTTGTACCGCCCGTTGCAAAACTCATAATGACTACCTGCCTGTTGTGATTAGCGCTCTTCCACTAACCAGCCAAATTTTTTCTCGACGGTGGCGGGCTTGGCACCCCGGACACGGGCCGAAATCTCAATACGAATGGGTTCAAATCCCTGCGGCAACACCATTTCGCCTTCAATATTCTGAAAGTATTTAAAACCCAGCCGGATATCCATCGCATCCACAGTGGCCGAAACATCCTTCAGCGCCAGACTCATGGGCAGGTCATTTTGCCTACCCACAATCGTGAAATTCAACGAGCCGGTGAGCAACTTGTGATTGGTCGCAAATTGCTGCACCACCAGCTTGTAACGATAATGCCGGTCAACACCTGTAGACAGCAGGTTGAGCGAGCCGATGGTCAGCCCCTGCGCCTCGGCATTGGGCGCCATCAGCCCCCGGTAGAAGCTGATATCTTCCTGCAGCTCGGCAATCTGGGCTTTGAGATCAATGACCTCATTGCGCACATCCTCGCTGGCCACTTTGTCCACCTCTGAACCCAGACGAAGATTGGCCACCTCCTGTTGCAATCGCTCTACCTCCGCCCGGCTATCGGCCAGAGCACGCTCAAACTGATCGCGCTCCTGCAACGCCGCTTGCTGAAACCGCAGAGCTTCTTTGGTGGCGTACCAATGCGCAACCGCCACCGCGATCGCGGCCAACGCCACAAATGTCAATCGGATGGTCCAACGCCACACGGGCCGATAAGGGACCACCTCAAGCTTGTACTGCTTGCTGCCTTTGACAGCGGTCATGGAATTCTCCTGCTGATTGGGATTATGTCAGGGTAGCAGAGCCGGTGCCGCAAGCCCCATCGTCTCGTCGAAACCAAACATGATATTCATGTTCTGGATGGCCTGACCGGAGGCGCCCTTGGTGAGGTTATCAATCACTGACATCACCACAACAGTATCACGTTGTTGCGGCCGGCATACGGCGATACGGCACATATTGGAGGATTTCACACTGCGGGTTTGCGGGTGACTGCCGGCGGGTAACACATCCACAAAGGGTTCATTCGCATAACGCTCCTCGTACAACGCCTGCAAATCGCAGGCATCGCCGCGCAGGGTTGCATAGAGCGTGGCATGGATGCCCCGCACCATCGGCAGTAAATGCGGCACAAAGGTCAGCTGGGCGCGGCCGACGCCTTTGGGCAGCACCGCATTCAAACCTTGCTCAATTTCCGGCAGGTGGCGGTGGCCCGCCGAACCATAGGCCTTGAAGCTGTCCGCCACTTCCGACAACAGGTTATCAATACTGGCCTGACGGCCTGCTCCGCTGGTACCGCTGGCGGCATTGGCGATGAGGCGCGACGGATCCACCAGGTTGTTTTCCAGCAAGGGTAAAAAACCTAACTGAGTGGCGGTGGGGTAGCAGCCCGGGCAGGCAATCAACTGGGCGTCAGCAATCAGGTGCCGGTTCACTTCCGGCAGACCATAGACCGCGCTGCCAATCAGTTCAGGACAACCATGGGGTTTGCCATACCATTTGGCCCACAGCTCGGCGTCCCTGATGCGGAAGTCGGCGGACAAGTCCACCACGCGCACTCCCCGCTTCATCAGCTCGGGCATCATTGCCTGCGCCACACCGTGCGGGGTGGCAAAAAACACCACGTCGCATTCACCCAGCCGATCCGGATCAGGTACGGAAAACGCCAACTCGTCGTAATGGCCACGCAAGTTGGTAAACAACTGCGTCACCGGAACGCCCTCTTCGGCGCGTGAGGTAATGACATCCACCTTTACTTTCGGGTGAACGGCCAACAGTCGCAACAGCTCTACACCGGTATATCCCGTGCCGCCAACAATACCTGCCTTAATCATTTGCCTACCTCCTGCCTGAATTCTCTGGGTGAGTCGCGTATAATAAAAAGCCTGTGCCAATACGCAAGTAAAAGGAAGCCCTCTGGCGATCAACAAGGCACACAATACCTGTTACGCCTGATTTTCCATCACATCGCAAGGAGTCGAGTCCGTTACCATGGCCGTGAAGGCGCTGCAGCTCATTCAGAATTGGCTCGATAACTTCCGCTTGCGCCTGGCCTATACCGATGCCCTGCCCCAGCTTGCGCTGCTGGGTCTGGTGAGCGGCCTTGCCGCCGCCGGCGTTATCGTGGTGTTCCGGCTGGCTCTGGACGCCCCGCTCAATTGGATTCTCCCTCACGGCCAGGATGATTTTGAGAGTTTACCCTCCGTCTGGCACGCCGGGCTGCCGGTGATTGGCGGCATTGTGCTGGCGATCTTTTTTCATTTTCTGCCCGCCCGCTACCGTTCGCTGGGCGTCACCCATGTACTCGACCGGTTGAACGCTCACCAGGGCCATATGTCATCGCGCAATATGTGGGCACAATTTGTTGGCGGTCTGATTTGTCTTGCCAGCGGTCAATCGGTTGGCCGGGAAGGCCCGGCCGTCCACATGGGCGCGGCCAGTGCCAGCATCATCGGGCGCTGGTCCCGGCTGCCCAACAACAGCATGCGCACACTGGTAGCCTGCGGCGTTGCCGCCGCCATTGCGGCCTCGTTCAACACCCCCATGGCCGGCGTCGTATTTGCCATGGAAGTGGTCTTGCTGGAATACACCATCACCGGCTTCCTGCCGGTTATTCTGGCGTCGGTTTCCGGCGCTATGCTTAGCCAGATTTTTTTCGGCCAGGAAGTGGCGTTCAAGGTGCCCCCCTTGGCCATGAACAGTCTGTGGGAGTTGCCCTATATTGTGTTTGGCGGTCTGGTGGTTGCGCTGTTTGCGTCGCTTTTCATCCAGATTATTGTGCGCATGGTGCCACTGCAAAAACACCCGGTAGCCCCCCGGTTATTGGCGGCCGGCTGCATCACCGGGGTTGCCGCCTATTTTGTGCCACAAATCATGGGCATTGGTTACGACACCGTAAACCAGGTGATGAATACCCAGCTCGGCATGCAATTACTGGTCGTGATTGTGCTGACCAAGTTATTTATCACCGGCATCGTGTTTGGCCTCGGCATCCCCGGCGGCTCCATCGGCCCAACCCTCTTTATGGGCGCGATGCTGGGCAGCCTGCTCGGCATTACCGCCAATGTACTGATGCCGGACTATGCCTCTGATCCGGCCTTTTATGTGCTGCTGGGCATGGTGGGAATGATGGCGGCAGTACTGAACGCGCCACTGGCGGCGTTGCTGGCACTGCTGGAGTTGAGCGCCAGTCACACGATTATTTTCCCCGGCATGTTAATGGTTGTCACCGCCTGCTTCGCCAGCCGCCAGATCATTCCCAACACCGGCCTGTTTCAGGAAATACTCAAAGCCCAGGGTAAGTCAGGGCGCCAGGGCGTGGCAGGGCAAATTCTGTCGCGCGCCGGTATCGAAAGCGTGTTGGAACGCAATTTTATTGTGTGCGGTCGACGCAAGTATTACGACGAGTTGCGCAAATTGCTTGAGCAACAACCCGCCTGGTTATTGGTGGATGAACTGGAAGGCAAAAAATTCCTGGTGCGGCCCGCCGACGTGGCCAAGTACCTTGAAGAAGCCCCTATCGAAGAGCTCAGCCTGGAACGGGAAGTCGACCTGCTTAAAATCCCGGCCAAACGCCTTGAGCTGGCACCGATTCATTCGCGCGCCAATTTATATGAGGCACTCAGTCAACTGAAACAAACCGGCGCCGACGCGCTCTATGTGAGTCGCACTGGTGCCCCCCTGTTATCATCGGTGTACGGTATCGTGACCCGTCACGCCATCACCAGCTATTACCAACTATAAAAAACCATTAATAATTGCCGGTGCAGGTGCATAGCCGGCGGAGATACAAAATGACACACGCCGTAAGCCTGGCGCCCGATTTAACTTTTTCCCGCCTGATCTATGGCTGGTGGCGACTCATGTCCTGGGACATGGACACCAAGGCCATCGAACAACGCCTGGAAGCGTGTATTGCCATGGGCATTACCACGCACGACCACGCCGACATTTATGGCGACTACCTGTGCGAAACCACCTTCGGCCAGGCCCTGCGCCAGCGGCCGGATCTGCGCGCGCAGATTCAGCTGGTGAGCAAATGCGGCATCGAACTGGTCAGCGCCCAACGACCGGCCCACAGAGCCAAAGCCTACAACACCAGCCGCGATCATATCGTGGCATCCGCAGAGCGTTCCCTGCGCGAACTGGGCACCGATTACCTCGATGTGTTATTGATCCATCGCCCGGATCCGCTGATGGATGTGGACGCAATTGCCAGCGCATTTGCGCAACTGAAGTCAGCTGGTAAGGTACGTTATTTTGGTGTGTCGAACTTCCTGCCGGACCAATATCAACTGCTGCAAAGCCGTCTGGACTCGCCCTTGGTGACCAATCAATTGGAAGTCTCCGTCATGCACCACGACGCCTTTCACGACGGCAGCCTGAATCTGGCCCAGCGTGTGAGACAGCCGGTCATGGCCTGGTCTGCGCTGGCGGGTGGCCGCTTGTTCAGCGACCCGTCACCAGAGGCCCAGCGCGTGCGCGACGCTCTGACAGCGGTCGCCAAGGACATCGGCGCCGAGAGTATCGATCAGGTCGCGCTGGCCTGGCTGCTGTGCCACCCGGCACAGATTCTGCCCATTGTCGGCAGCGGTAATCTGAACCGCATCCAGTCTGCCAAGGGCGCGCTCGAACTCGGGCTCACCCGCGACCAGTGGTACAGCATCTGGCTGGCCGGCAACGGCACGCTGCCATAACTTTTTCGAAACACTTGCAGGATTCAATCCCATGCTCTGGATAAAGGCCTTCCACCTCATTGCAGTGATCTGCTGGTTTGCAGCACTGTTTTATTTACCGCGCCTGTTTGTCTATCACGCCATGAGCGACGATCAGATCAGCCGCGACCGGTTTGTGATCATGGAGCGCAAGCTTTACCGCGGCATCGCCACCCCGAGCATGGTGCTGACACTGGTATTGGGATTGTGGTTATTGCATTTGGTGCCCGGTTTCATGAAATCGGGCTGGATGCACGCCAAATTGACCCTGGTACTGCTGTGCGTGGCCTATCACTTCGCCGCGCGGCATTACATGGTGCAATTGCGCGATGGGCGCTGCACCAAATCGCACCGGTTTTTCCGCGTGTTCAACGAGTTACCGGTGTTCCTGCTGGTGCCCATCGTGATCCTGGTGGTGGTCAAACCCTTCTGATCGGCCGGCAGTTTTTTCTGCCTGTGTTAAACTCAAGCAGAGTGACTGCACAGGCTGAAAAGTGAACAACCCAACACCGCCGGTCATACTAACCCTCGCCCCGCACGATCCCACTGGCTGCAGCGGGGTCAGCGCCGACATACAAACCGCCGTCAGCCTCGGCTGTCACCCGGCGGCCGTGGTCACGGCCCTGGCGGCGCGCGACACCCGAGAACTGAAAGACAGCCTGTCGGTCGACACCGCATTAGTGATCGAACAGGCCCGCGCCCTGCTGGAAGACATGCCGGTAGCCGCGATCAAAGTGGGCGAACTGGCCGAGGTGGAGCACTGCGAGGCCATTCACAGCATCCTGAAAGACTACCCCCGCATTCCCGTGGTGCTCGACCTGAGCGCCCAACGCGCCGGCATCCACCGGCCCGGGATCATGCAGGCCATGCGCGCCCTGCTCTTGCCGCTGACCCGGCTGCTCTGTGCCAATACCCACGACCTGCAGCAACTGGCCCCGGAAGGTGACACGCTGGACGCCAAAGCCAATCTGCTGATGGAAACCGGCTGCCAGGCTATTCAGGTATCGCGCTGTCGTCACAGCCGGCAGGCTTGCATTAACCGGCTGTACAGCCGCACCGAGCCCGCCCGCGAATTCGAGTGGGGCAGCGGTTGCCCCAAGCCGGAAACACTCCTCGGTGCCAACGCCACTCTGTCGAGCGCCTGCGCCGCCTACCTGGCCCATGGCTCCAGCGTGCAGCAAGCGGTTCAACAGGCGCAACAGTTCGCCTGGCAGGCCTACGCCAACGCCCAGCGTGTGGGCATGGGCAAGCTGGTACCCAATCGCCTGTTCTGGACTCTGGACCAGGACACCCCCAAGCGCTTCCGCCACTGATACAATCGCGCCTTGTTTTTTAAGGGCAATCTCACGTGCACGGCCTCTACGCGATCACCCCCACCTTTGAGCAATGCGCCAGCGACAGATGGCTGATGGCGCAGACCCGTGCTTTGCTCACAGGCGGCGTGCGCTACATCCAGCTGCGGGACAAGAGCTGCGATCAGCCCCGGCGCCTGAAAGTGGCCAAAGCACTGCGCGCGCTTTGTGCAGAGCATGAGGCCCACCTGCTGATCAACGACGATTGGGCTCTGGCGCAGGCCTCAGGCGCACACGGTGTGCACCTTGGGCAAGGCGATGGTTCGCCGGCAGATGCCCGCGCTGCACTCGGCAAGCACGCACTCATCGGCCGCACCTGCCACGACTCGGAGCAGCTCGCCGCCGATGCGGTCGCACAGGGTGCCAGCTACCTCGCCTTTGGCCGGTTTTACCCCTCGCGCACCAAACCCCACGCCCGCCCGGCAACACCCGCATTGCTGACCCGGGCCAAAGCCCGTTTCAACCCGCCACTGGTGGCCATCGGCGGGGTGAATCTGGATAATGCGGAGCCATTGATCCGCGCCGGCGCCGACGCTCTGGCCCTATGTCAGGGCCTGTACGGGAGCAGCGAACCCGAGTCAGTTGCACGCGCATTTACCCTATTATTTTCCGTTACACACAAGCAGGACACCCCATGAGCCGTTCAGAGCAGCTGTTTTCCGAAGCCCAGAAAGTCATTCCCGGCGGGGTTAATTCCCCTGTGCGGGCATTCCGTGCCGTGGGGGGCACACCGGTGTTCTTCGAGCGCGCCAAGGGCGCCTACCTGTATGACGCCGATGGCAAGGAATACATCGACTATGTGCAGTCCTGGGGCCCCATGATCCTGGGTCACGCCCACCCCGACGTGCTCGCTGCCGTGATCGAGCGGGCCCAGTCCGGCCTGAGTTTCGGTGCGCCCACCGGCCTAGAAACCGACCTGGCCGAGCGCGTGTGCGCGCTGGTGCCGGGCATGGATATGGTGCGCTTTGTGAATTCCGGTACCGAAGCCACCATGAGTGCTATTCGCCTGGCCCGGGGTTTTACCGGCCGCGACAAAATTGTGAAATTCGAGGGCTGCTACCACGGTCACTCCGATTCCCTGCTGATCAAAGCCGGCTCCGGCGCCCTGACCATGGGCGTGCCCAGCTCGCCCGGCGTGCCCGAAGCATTGGCACAGCACACCATTACCCTGACCTACAACGACATCGAGGGCGTCAAGCAGGCGTTCGCCGAAATCGGCGATCAGGTGGCGTGCATCATTGTGGAGCCGGTCGCCGGCAACATGAATTGCGTGCCGCCGGTGGAAGGGTTTTTACAGTGTCTGCGCCAGGTGTGTGACCAGCACGGCGCGCTCCTGATCATTGACGAGGTGATGACCGGCTTCCGCGTTGGCCTGCGAGGCGCGCAGGGTCACTACGGCGTCACCGCCGACATCACCACCCTGGGCAAAGTCATTGGCGGCGGCATGCCGGTGGGCGCATTTGGTGGCCGGCGCGAGGTGATGGAAAAAATCGCGCCGCTTGGTCCCGTTTACCAGGCTGGCACCCTGTCGGGCAATCCGGTCGCCATGGCCGCCGGTCTCACCAATCTGGCGCTGATTTCTGCACCGGGTTTTTACGACCCGATTGTTGCCCGCACCGCGGCACTGACCGATGGCCTGCAGCGCGAAGCGGATGCCGCCGGCGTGCCCTTTACCACCAACCGGGTGGGCAGCATGTTCGGTTTTTTCTTCACTGAATCCAAACGGGTGGAAAATTTTGCCCAGGTCATGGCCTGCGATATTCCGCGCTTCAATAAGTTTTTCCACTTGATGCTGGAGCAAGGCGTTTATCTGGCACCGGCTTCCTATGAGGCCGGATTCATGTCGGCTGCACACACCGATGAGGACATTGCCCGCACGCTGGAGGCGGCCAGGTCGGCATTCGCGCAGCTCTGAGGTCACCATGCACGCCTCCCGGGCACGCTGGCTTGAACTGATCATCCTGTTCGGGTTGTGCCCGCTGGTGGGGTTTGTCGGGCGCCATTGGCTCGGCAGCTGGATGCTGCCGGTGTTGATCGGACTCGCGTTTGCCTGTACCTGGTTGATCCTGCGCGATCCGGGCTTCAAGCGTTTTCGGCTGGTCAACGCCGGCAACCTGTGGCCCGCATTAAAGCGGCGCCGCGCCGTGTTTGCCACCGGGCTCGCAGCCAGCGCGCTGTTGTTTGTCAGCGGCGCCGAGGCCGAATGGTTCCGTTTGCCCACGCA
This region of Simiduia agarivorans SA1 = DSM 21679 genomic DNA includes:
- the thiD gene encoding bifunctional hydroxymethylpyrimidine kinase/phosphomethylpyrimidine kinase, with protein sequence MNNPTPPVILTLAPHDPTGCSGVSADIQTAVSLGCHPAAVVTALAARDTRELKDSLSVDTALVIEQARALLEDMPVAAIKVGELAEVEHCEAIHSILKDYPRIPVVLDLSAQRAGIHRPGIMQAMRALLLPLTRLLCANTHDLQQLAPEGDTLDAKANLLMETGCQAIQVSRCRHSRQACINRLYSRTEPAREFEWGSGCPKPETLLGANATLSSACAAYLAHGSSVQQAVQQAQQFAWQAYANAQRVGMGKLVPNRLFWTLDQDTPKRFRH
- the hemJ gene encoding protoporphyrinogen oxidase HemJ — encoded protein: MLWIKAFHLIAVICWFAALFYLPRLFVYHAMSDDQISRDRFVIMERKLYRGIATPSMVLTLVLGLWLLHLVPGFMKSGWMHAKLTLVLLCVAYHFAARHYMVQLRDGRCTKSHRFFRVFNELPVFLLVPIVILVVVKPF
- the hemL gene encoding glutamate-1-semialdehyde 2,1-aminomutase, which codes for MSRSEQLFSEAQKVIPGGVNSPVRAFRAVGGTPVFFERAKGAYLYDADGKEYIDYVQSWGPMILGHAHPDVLAAVIERAQSGLSFGAPTGLETDLAERVCALVPGMDMVRFVNSGTEATMSAIRLARGFTGRDKIVKFEGCYHGHSDSLLIKAGSGALTMGVPSSPGVPEALAQHTITLTYNDIEGVKQAFAEIGDQVACIIVEPVAGNMNCVPPVEGFLQCLRQVCDQHGALLIIDEVMTGFRVGLRGAQGHYGVTADITTLGKVIGGGMPVGAFGGRREVMEKIAPLGPVYQAGTLSGNPVAMAAGLTNLALISAPGFYDPIVARTAALTDGLQREADAAGVPFTTNRVGSMFGFFFTESKRVENFAQVMACDIPRFNKFFHLMLEQGVYLAPASYEAGFMSAAHTDEDIARTLEAARSAFAQL
- the thiE gene encoding thiamine phosphate synthase produces the protein MHGLYAITPTFEQCASDRWLMAQTRALLTGGVRYIQLRDKSCDQPRRLKVAKALRALCAEHEAHLLINDDWALAQASGAHGVHLGQGDGSPADARAALGKHALIGRTCHDSEQLAADAVAQGASYLAFGRFYPSRTKPHARPATPALLTRAKARFNPPLVAIGGVNLDNAEPLIRAGADALALCQGLYGSSEPESVARAFTLLFSVTHKQDTP
- a CDS encoding bactofilin family protein, which produces MSFATGGTTLISKATEIVGDVHFSGNLEIEGKVRGNIIADSKGDARVRIMEKGQVEGDIRVPSVIINGHVKGNVHSDKHIELAAKAVVEGNVHYHMIEMVKGSQVNGNLVYGATETKAKAAPAPALKGVSEAG
- a CDS encoding DUF6776 family protein; this encodes MTAVKGSKQYKLEVVPYRPVWRWTIRLTFVALAAIAVAVAHWYATKEALRFQQAALQERDQFERALADSRAEVERLQQEVANLRLGSEVDKVASEDVRNEVIDLKAQIAELQEDISFYRGLMAPNAEAQGLTIGSLNLLSTGVDRHYRYKLVVQQFATNHKLLTGSLNFTIVGRQNDLPMSLALKDVSATVDAMDIRLGFKYFQNIEGEMVLPQGFEPIRIEISARVRGAKPATVEKKFGWLVEER
- a CDS encoding chloride channel protein; its protein translation is MAVKALQLIQNWLDNFRLRLAYTDALPQLALLGLVSGLAAAGVIVVFRLALDAPLNWILPHGQDDFESLPSVWHAGLPVIGGIVLAIFFHFLPARYRSLGVTHVLDRLNAHQGHMSSRNMWAQFVGGLICLASGQSVGREGPAVHMGAASASIIGRWSRLPNNSMRTLVACGVAAAIAASFNTPMAGVVFAMEVVLLEYTITGFLPVILASVSGAMLSQIFFGQEVAFKVPPLAMNSLWELPYIVFGGLVVALFASLFIQIIVRMVPLQKHPVAPRLLAAGCITGVAAYFVPQIMGIGYDTVNQVMNTQLGMQLLVVIVLTKLFITGIVFGLGIPGGSIGPTLFMGAMLGSLLGITANVLMPDYASDPAFYVLLGMVGMMAAVLNAPLAALLALLELSASHTIIFPGMLMVVTACFASRQIIPNTGLFQEILKAQGKSGRQGVAGQILSRAGIESVLERNFIVCGRRKYYDELRKLLEQQPAWLLVDELEGKKFLVRPADVAKYLEEAPIEELSLEREVDLLKIPAKRLELAPIHSRANLYEALSQLKQTGADALYVSRTGAPLLSSVYGIVTRHAITSYYQL
- the argC gene encoding N-acetyl-gamma-glutamyl-phosphate reductase, which codes for MIKAGIVGGTGYTGVELLRLLAVHPKVKVDVITSRAEEGVPVTQLFTNLRGHYDELAFSVPDPDRLGECDVVFFATPHGVAQAMMPELMKRGVRVVDLSADFRIRDAELWAKWYGKPHGCPELIGSAVYGLPEVNRHLIADAQLIACPGCYPTATQLGFLPLLENNLVDPSRLIANAASGTSGAGRQASIDNLLSEVADSFKAYGSAGHRHLPEIEQGLNAVLPKGVGRAQLTFVPHLLPMVRGIHATLYATLRGDACDLQALYEERYANEPFVDVLPAGSHPQTRSVKSSNMCRIAVCRPQQRDTVVVMSVIDNLTKGASGQAIQNMNIMFGFDETMGLAAPALLP
- a CDS encoding aldo/keto reductase; translated protein: MTHAVSLAPDLTFSRLIYGWWRLMSWDMDTKAIEQRLEACIAMGITTHDHADIYGDYLCETTFGQALRQRPDLRAQIQLVSKCGIELVSAQRPAHRAKAYNTSRDHIVASAERSLRELGTDYLDVLLIHRPDPLMDVDAIASAFAQLKSAGKVRYFGVSNFLPDQYQLLQSRLDSPLVTNQLEVSVMHHDAFHDGSLNLAQRVRQPVMAWSALAGGRLFSDPSPEAQRVRDALTAVAKDIGAESIDQVALAWLLCHPAQILPIVGSGNLNRIQSAKGALELGLTRDQWYSIWLAGNGTLP